A portion of the Bombus terrestris chromosome 3, iyBomTerr1.2, whole genome shotgun sequence genome contains these proteins:
- the LOC100650029 gene encoding KICSTOR subunit 2 isoform X2 has translation MDHEEEFLNTFFAQVAQLCTDKAKELVEKERGSCRQTQMGPWGMLLMHLPQIAVAEHSYADLGFLHTKNKGFLRKDNSLRTVYESLKSDLKRVEEMTRGTNSIGATVAEVSNQLCQYITAKIQLIDFYEKMYNMSINSKTMKYQELLQCIEGIVEIHSLSCSHLALTAIKASLTLECEILVQLTKAQVELQHWRFLSTLMALYGAQTRMSAWERTLQSKESWKLGFSASFLKANQQPALYQWLVKLRSSILAKCSLYFHTTLSQQASPGEMRSIMSKQNVDYYHKIQSFQRKHDVLAVLIIFDSRGVEDAGLGYRHPRREPNTSEQFPVVLSCPSVFVQKPSIHLDNIQKRIKERHTELLAMDKIIYYKNDICTYAMYNTDPRMTLVTVFESGKQKDKEAHIASFMTDLCVQIRCNKIYESLKLSK, from the exons ATGGATCACGaagaagaatttcttaatacgTTTTTTGCTCAAGTTGCTCAATTGTGTACTGACAAAGCTAAAGAATTAGTT GAAAAGGAACGTGGATCATGTCGTCAAACACAAATGGGTCCATGGGGAATGTTACTTATGCATTTACCACAAATAGCAGTAGCAGAACATTCATATGCAGATCTAGGTTTCCTCCATACTAAAAATAAAGGATTTTTGCGGAAAGAT AACTCATTAAGAACAGTATATGAATCTTTGAAATCTGATCTAAAAAGGGTAGAGGAAATGACCAGAGGAACCAATTCAATTGGTGCAACAGTTGCTGAGGTTTCTAATCAACTGTGTCAATATATTACTGCGAAAATACAACTGATAGATTT TTAtgaaaaaatgtacaatatgaGTATCAATAGCAAGACTATGAAATATCAGGAATTATTACAATGCATTGAAGGAATAGTAGAAATTCATTCCTTGTCTTGTTCGCATCTAGCACTAACTGCTATTAAAGCAAGTTTAAC TTTAGAGTGCGAAATATTAGTGCAATTAACAAAGGCACAAGTTGAACTTCAACATTGGAGATTTTTGTCAACATTAATGGCTCTGTATGGTGCACAGACACGAATGTCAGCTTGGGAGAGAACTTTACAAAGTAAAGAG tCATGGAAACTGGGTTTCAGTGCCTCATTTTTAAAAGCAAATCAACAACCAGCATTGTATCAATGGTTAGTGAAACTACGTAGTAGCATATTAGCTAAGTGCtctttatattttcatactACTTTAAGTCAGCAGGCTAGTCCAGGAGAAATGAGAAGTATCATGAGCAAGCAAAATGTGGACTACTACCATaa aatacAAAGCTTTCAACGTAAACACGACGTCCTCGCAGTCTTAATAATATTTGACTCTAGGGGAGTAGAAGATGCAGGTCTGGGTTACAGACATCCACGTAGAGAACCAAATACTTCTGAGCAATTCCCTGTTGTTCTTAGTTGTCCTAGC GTATTTGTACAAAAGCCATCAATTCACTTAGATAACATACAAAAACGAATTAAAGAACGACATACGGAACTTCTTGCTATGGAtaagattatatattataaaaat gatatatgtacatatgccATGTATAATACCGATCCTAGAATGACTTTAGTCACTGTATTTGAAAGTGGTAAACAAAAAGACAAAGAAGCCCACATAGCATCATTTATGACAGACTTATGTGTGCAAATTaggtgtaataaaatatatgagtcgttaaaattatcaaaatga
- the LOC100650029 gene encoding KICSTOR subunit 2 isoform X3 produces MDHEEEFLNTFFAQVAQLCTDKAKELVEKERGSCRQTQMGPWGMLLMHLPQIAVAEHSYADLGFLHTKNKGFLRKDNSLRTVYESLKSDLKRVEEMTRGTNSIGATVAEVSNQLCQYITAKIQLIDFYEKMYNMSINSKTMKYQELLQCIEGIVEIHSLSCSHLALTAIKASLTLECEILVQLTKAQVELQHWRFLSTLMALYGAQTRMSAWERTLQSKESWKLGFSASFLKANQQPALYQCQQASPGEMRSIMSKQNVDYYHKIQSFQRKHDVLAVLIIFDSRGVEDAGLGYRHPRREPNTSEQFPVVLSCPSVFVQKPSIHLDNIQKRIKERHTELLAMDKIIYYKNVKDICTYAMYNTDPRMTLVTVFESGKQKDKEAHIASFMTDLCVQIRCNKIYESLKLSK; encoded by the exons ATGGATCACGaagaagaatttcttaatacgTTTTTTGCTCAAGTTGCTCAATTGTGTACTGACAAAGCTAAAGAATTAGTT GAAAAGGAACGTGGATCATGTCGTCAAACACAAATGGGTCCATGGGGAATGTTACTTATGCATTTACCACAAATAGCAGTAGCAGAACATTCATATGCAGATCTAGGTTTCCTCCATACTAAAAATAAAGGATTTTTGCGGAAAGAT AACTCATTAAGAACAGTATATGAATCTTTGAAATCTGATCTAAAAAGGGTAGAGGAAATGACCAGAGGAACCAATTCAATTGGTGCAACAGTTGCTGAGGTTTCTAATCAACTGTGTCAATATATTACTGCGAAAATACAACTGATAGATTT TTAtgaaaaaatgtacaatatgaGTATCAATAGCAAGACTATGAAATATCAGGAATTATTACAATGCATTGAAGGAATAGTAGAAATTCATTCCTTGTCTTGTTCGCATCTAGCACTAACTGCTATTAAAGCAAGTTTAAC TTTAGAGTGCGAAATATTAGTGCAATTAACAAAGGCACAAGTTGAACTTCAACATTGGAGATTTTTGTCAACATTAATGGCTCTGTATGGTGCACAGACACGAATGTCAGCTTGGGAGAGAACTTTACAAAGTAAAGAG tCATGGAAACTGGGTTTCAGTGCCTCATTTTTAAAAGCAAATCAACAACCAGCATTGTATCAATG TCAGCAGGCTAGTCCAGGAGAAATGAGAAGTATCATGAGCAAGCAAAATGTGGACTACTACCATaa aatacAAAGCTTTCAACGTAAACACGACGTCCTCGCAGTCTTAATAATATTTGACTCTAGGGGAGTAGAAGATGCAGGTCTGGGTTACAGACATCCACGTAGAGAACCAAATACTTCTGAGCAATTCCCTGTTGTTCTTAGTTGTCCTAGC GTATTTGTACAAAAGCCATCAATTCACTTAGATAACATACAAAAACGAATTAAAGAACGACATACGGAACTTCTTGCTATGGAtaagattatatattataaaaatgtaaaa gatatatgtacatatgccATGTATAATACCGATCCTAGAATGACTTTAGTCACTGTATTTGAAAGTGGTAAACAAAAAGACAAAGAAGCCCACATAGCATCATTTATGACAGACTTATGTGTGCAAATTaggtgtaataaaatatatgagtcgttaaaattatcaaaatga
- the LOC100650029 gene encoding KICSTOR subunit 2 isoform X1, with amino-acid sequence MDHEEEFLNTFFAQVAQLCTDKAKELVEKERGSCRQTQMGPWGMLLMHLPQIAVAEHSYADLGFLHTKNKGFLRKDNSLRTVYESLKSDLKRVEEMTRGTNSIGATVAEVSNQLCQYITAKIQLIDFYEKMYNMSINSKTMKYQELLQCIEGIVEIHSLSCSHLALTAIKASLTLECEILVQLTKAQVELQHWRFLSTLMALYGAQTRMSAWERTLQSKESWKLGFSASFLKANQQPALYQWLVKLRSSILAKCSLYFHTTLSQQASPGEMRSIMSKQNVDYYHKIQSFQRKHDVLAVLIIFDSRGVEDAGLGYRHPRREPNTSEQFPVVLSCPSVFVQKPSIHLDNIQKRIKERHTELLAMDKIIYYKNVKDICTYAMYNTDPRMTLVTVFESGKQKDKEAHIASFMTDLCVQIRCNKIYESLKLSK; translated from the exons ATGGATCACGaagaagaatttcttaatacgTTTTTTGCTCAAGTTGCTCAATTGTGTACTGACAAAGCTAAAGAATTAGTT GAAAAGGAACGTGGATCATGTCGTCAAACACAAATGGGTCCATGGGGAATGTTACTTATGCATTTACCACAAATAGCAGTAGCAGAACATTCATATGCAGATCTAGGTTTCCTCCATACTAAAAATAAAGGATTTTTGCGGAAAGAT AACTCATTAAGAACAGTATATGAATCTTTGAAATCTGATCTAAAAAGGGTAGAGGAAATGACCAGAGGAACCAATTCAATTGGTGCAACAGTTGCTGAGGTTTCTAATCAACTGTGTCAATATATTACTGCGAAAATACAACTGATAGATTT TTAtgaaaaaatgtacaatatgaGTATCAATAGCAAGACTATGAAATATCAGGAATTATTACAATGCATTGAAGGAATAGTAGAAATTCATTCCTTGTCTTGTTCGCATCTAGCACTAACTGCTATTAAAGCAAGTTTAAC TTTAGAGTGCGAAATATTAGTGCAATTAACAAAGGCACAAGTTGAACTTCAACATTGGAGATTTTTGTCAACATTAATGGCTCTGTATGGTGCACAGACACGAATGTCAGCTTGGGAGAGAACTTTACAAAGTAAAGAG tCATGGAAACTGGGTTTCAGTGCCTCATTTTTAAAAGCAAATCAACAACCAGCATTGTATCAATGGTTAGTGAAACTACGTAGTAGCATATTAGCTAAGTGCtctttatattttcatactACTTTAAGTCAGCAGGCTAGTCCAGGAGAAATGAGAAGTATCATGAGCAAGCAAAATGTGGACTACTACCATaa aatacAAAGCTTTCAACGTAAACACGACGTCCTCGCAGTCTTAATAATATTTGACTCTAGGGGAGTAGAAGATGCAGGTCTGGGTTACAGACATCCACGTAGAGAACCAAATACTTCTGAGCAATTCCCTGTTGTTCTTAGTTGTCCTAGC GTATTTGTACAAAAGCCATCAATTCACTTAGATAACATACAAAAACGAATTAAAGAACGACATACGGAACTTCTTGCTATGGAtaagattatatattataaaaatgtaaaa gatatatgtacatatgccATGTATAATACCGATCCTAGAATGACTTTAGTCACTGTATTTGAAAGTGGTAAACAAAAAGACAAAGAAGCCCACATAGCATCATTTATGACAGACTTATGTGTGCAAATTaggtgtaataaaatatatgagtcgttaaaattatcaaaatga